The Leishmania major strain Friedlin complete genome, chromosome 23 genome has a segment encoding these proteins:
- a CDS encoding lathosterol oxidase-like protein, with translation MDFAFRLFTSVIPVDREKMTHQMLVFWLILTSGGVSMYLLFASISYFTYFRKLKRQFFPKTIDPDDARELHEQVRQEIWIAVCSIPFMAFLMMPAVTFSHRGYSKLYYNISDYGWAYFLMSPVLFFAFTDFMVYCFHRGLHHPIIYKHVHKLHHTYKYTTPFSSHAFNPVDGFGQGVPYYVFVYLFPLHNILFLVLFLAVNFWTISIHDQVDFGGHFINTTGHHTIHHELSNCDYGQYTTVWDRLGGSYRPAEQTHQLSSLLHAGDPKYVDPVYESYHEKKGFLAGRFKEEAAARRSKKVGA, from the coding sequence ATGGACTTCGCCTTTCGCCTGTTCACCTCCGTCATCCCGGTGGACCGAGAGAAGATGACGCATCAGATGCTTGTCTTCTGGCTCATCCTCACCAGTGGCGGCGTCTCCATGTACctgctcttcgcctccatcTCCTACTTCACTTACTTTCGCAAGTTGAAGCGACAGTTCTTTCCCAAGACGATCGATCCGGACGATGCTCGCGAGCTGCATGAGCAGGTGCGGCAAGAAATTTGGATTGCGGTGTGCTCGATCCCGTTCATGGCGTTTTTgatgatgccggcggtcacCTTCTCGCACCGTGGGTATAGCAAGCTGTACTACAACATCTCCGACTACGGTTGGGCGTACTTCCTGATGTCGCCTGTGCTGTTCTTCGCCTTCACGGACTTCATGGTGTACTGCTTCCACCGTGGGCTGCACCATCCGATAATCTACAAACACGTGCACAAGCTGCACCACACATACAAGTACACAACGCCCTTCTCGTCGCACGCCTTTAACCCTGTTGACGGCTTCGGTCAGGGCGTTCCGTACTACGTCTTCGTCTACTTATTTCCCCTCCACAACATTCTCTTCCTTGTACTATTCTTGGCGGTGAACTTCTGGACGATCTCGATCCACGACCAGGTTGACTTTGGTGGGCACTTTATCAACACAACTGGCCATCACACGATCCACCACGAGCTGTCCAACTGCGACTACGGCCAGTACACGACTGTATGGGACCGCCTGGGTGGGTCGTACCGCCCTGCCGAGCAGACGCATCAACTATCGTCCCTGCTGCACGCTGGCGATCCCAAGTATGTGGACCCCGTGTACGAGTCATATCACGAGAAGAAGGGCTTCCTGGCAGGTCGGTtcaaggaggaggccgctgcgcgtcgctCAAAGAAGGTCGGCGCATAA